In one Denitratisoma sp. genomic region, the following are encoded:
- a CDS encoding cytochrome c3 family protein, whose amino-acid sequence MKQALAAAALTFLVSVGFLLWIAEDMAPRAEFVPHVEPPQATESDYLRAVYSPLHFRPAIETASDAQCLACHREVIEDKVRPASPSGLKTETLRAWYQETPTYAGEQDTFHRRHLVTPLAKRLMDLRCNTCHQGHEPREEAQGAAADSARQDDVGFTLRKQVNPETTCLKCHGQFPWQLMGLPGPWETHKAAFGDNCLTCHAAIRTKRHEVSYLNAAAIEQAGKEGADACYGCHGGRAWYRIGYPYPRTPWPDMPAEVPEWAKNRPTQSEARFLRSVAQGTRP is encoded by the coding sequence ATGAAGCAAGCCTTGGCCGCCGCCGCGTTGACTTTCCTCGTCAGCGTCGGTTTCTTGCTGTGGATCGCCGAGGACATGGCGCCGCGGGCGGAGTTCGTTCCCCATGTCGAGCCGCCGCAGGCAACCGAGTCCGACTATCTGCGCGCCGTCTACAGTCCGCTGCACTTCCGGCCGGCGATCGAGACGGCAAGCGATGCGCAATGCCTGGCCTGCCACCGTGAGGTGATCGAGGACAAGGTGCGCCCGGCCTCGCCTTCGGGACTGAAGACCGAAACGTTGCGCGCCTGGTACCAGGAGACGCCGACCTATGCCGGCGAGCAGGACACCTTCCATCGCCGCCATCTCGTCACGCCGCTGGCCAAGCGGCTGATGGACCTGCGCTGCAACACCTGCCACCAGGGCCACGAGCCGCGCGAGGAGGCGCAGGGCGCCGCGGCCGATTCGGCACGGCAGGACGATGTTGGGTTCACGCTGCGCAAGCAGGTGAATCCGGAAACCACCTGCCTGAAGTGCCATGGCCAGTTTCCCTGGCAGTTGATGGGCCTGCCCGGTCCGTGGGAAACGCACAAGGCCGCCTTCGGCGACAACTGCCTGACCTGTCATGCCGCCATCCGCACCAAGCGGCACGAAGTGAGCTACCTGAATGCGGCAGCGATCGAACAGGCCGGCAAGGAGGGCGCAGACGCCTGTTACGGCTGCCACGGCGGGCGCGCCTGGTACCGCATCGGCTATCCCTATCCGCGCACGCCCTGGCCGGACATGCCGGCCGAAGTGCCGGAGTGGGCAAAGAACCGTCCGACGCAATCCGAGGCACGTTTCCTCAGGAGCGTTGCGCAAGGAACCCGCCCATGA
- a CDS encoding substrate-binding domain-containing protein: MRSTNLWRGLLLGFLVAALQPALARDIRLSTTTSTENSGLLKTLLPAFEKKHGVKVHVISVGTGKALELGKNGDVDVVLVHARPSEDKFVAEGHGVNRRDVMYNDFILVGAQEDPLGLRGMRDVIAAFRKLGEGRAKFISRGDNSGTDLMEKAYWKEAGVVPRGTWFVSAGLGMGEVLTMAGEMKAYTLSDRATFGAYRAKTGLGILVQGDKRMFNPYGIIAVSPKKYPDINYDGAMKLIEWITSPEGQNLIAGFKVNGEQLFFPSYGK; this comes from the coding sequence ATGAGAAGCACAAACCTTTGGCGAGGCTTGCTGCTCGGCTTTCTGGTGGCGGCACTGCAGCCGGCACTGGCGCGCGACATCCGACTGTCTACCACCACCAGCACGGAGAATTCCGGGCTGCTCAAAACCCTGCTGCCGGCGTTCGAGAAGAAGCACGGGGTCAAGGTGCACGTCATTTCGGTCGGCACCGGCAAGGCGCTCGAACTGGGCAAGAACGGCGACGTCGACGTCGTGCTGGTGCATGCGCGGCCGTCCGAGGACAAGTTCGTCGCCGAAGGCCACGGCGTGAACCGCCGCGACGTGATGTACAACGACTTCATCCTGGTGGGCGCGCAGGAGGATCCGCTTGGTCTGCGGGGCATGCGCGACGTCATTGCCGCCTTCCGCAAACTGGGCGAGGGACGCGCCAAGTTCATCTCGCGCGGCGACAACTCCGGCACGGATCTGATGGAGAAGGCCTACTGGAAGGAAGCGGGCGTTGTACCAAGGGGGACCTGGTTTGTTTCCGCCGGCCTCGGCATGGGTGAGGTGCTCACCATGGCCGGCGAGATGAAGGCCTACACGCTGAGCGATCGCGCTACCTTCGGCGCCTATCGTGCCAAGACCGGCCTGGGAATCCTCGTGCAGGGCGACAAGAGAATGTTCAACCCCTACGGCATCATCGCCGTCAGCCCGAAGAAATATCCGGACATCAATTACGACGGGGCCATGAAGCTGATCGAGTGGATCACCTCGCCCGAGGGTCAGAATCTCATCGCCGGCTTCAAGGTGAACGGCGAGCAACTGTTCTTCCCTTCTTACGGAAAATAG
- a CDS encoding DUF192 domain-containing protein, translating into MTLRFLLAAAIGLMTFGAALAAPTIELSAGMHRIEAEVASTPGDRATGLMNRPSMPAHRGMLFVFPEAGVQCFWMKNTLIPLSIAFLDDDGRIVQIADMQPQSLDNHCSSKPVRFALEMNAGWFKSRGLAAGAKINGIGKAPPARY; encoded by the coding sequence ATGACCTTGCGATTCTTGCTTGCGGCCGCGATCGGCCTGATGACCTTCGGCGCAGCGCTGGCCGCGCCGACCATCGAGCTTTCCGCCGGCATGCATCGCATCGAGGCGGAGGTGGCGAGCACGCCGGGCGACCGCGCCACCGGCCTGATGAACCGGCCGTCGATGCCCGCCCATCGCGGCATGCTGTTCGTTTTCCCCGAGGCCGGCGTGCAGTGCTTCTGGATGAAGAACACCCTGATCCCACTGAGCATCGCCTTCCTCGACGACGACGGGCGCATCGTGCAGATCGCCGACATGCAGCCGCAGTCGCTCGACAATCATTGCTCGTCGAAGCCGGTGCGGTTCGCGCTGGAGATGAACGCCGGGTGGTTCAAAAGCCGCGGCCTGGCCGCCGGCGCCAAGATCAACGGCATTGGCAAGGCGCCGCCGGCCAGATACTGA
- a CDS encoding molecular chaperone TorD family protein translates to MSGELSRELAEALAEDAEALAALHDRELTRGTIAALREVGFPANLGLLPANERGRQTWRMMAAALPREADPATLDRLAADYAAIYLTGAYGASPCESVWLDDDHLACQGPMFALRQLYAAAGLAAENWRKRPDDHLVLQLLYLAHAVRRAAGPDDLRRLAAMMDEHLLRWLPDFAERVSVRCEQPFFAVLAGLTLLWCEQLRDLLAERLGEPRPTREEIEVRLRPSQRTEAVPLAYMPGTAPSW, encoded by the coding sequence GTGAGTGGCGAATTGTCGCGCGAGCTGGCCGAGGCCCTGGCGGAGGATGCCGAGGCACTGGCCGCCCTGCACGACCGCGAACTGACGAGGGGTACGATCGCCGCCCTGCGCGAGGTCGGTTTTCCGGCGAATCTCGGCCTGCTGCCGGCGAACGAGCGCGGGCGGCAGACCTGGCGGATGATGGCCGCCGCCCTGCCGCGCGAAGCGGACCCGGCGACGCTGGACCGGCTGGCCGCCGACTACGCGGCGATCTACCTCACCGGCGCCTATGGCGCCTCGCCCTGCGAGTCAGTGTGGCTGGACGACGACCACCTGGCCTGCCAGGGGCCGATGTTCGCATTGCGCCAGCTGTATGCCGCGGCGGGGCTGGCGGCAGAGAACTGGCGCAAGCGGCCGGATGATCACCTCGTCCTGCAACTGCTCTACCTGGCCCACGCGGTGCGACGGGCGGCCGGGCCGGACGATCTGCGCCGACTGGCAGCAATGATGGACGAACATCTGCTGCGCTGGCTGCCGGATTTCGCCGAGCGCGTGTCGGTGCGCTGCGAACAACCTTTCTTCGCCGTGCTGGCGGGACTGACTTTGCTCTGGTGCGAACAGTTGCGCGACCTGCTCGCCGAACGCCTCGGCGAGCCGCGTCCCACGCGCGAGGAGATCGAGGTCCGGCTCAGACCGTCGCAGCGCACCGAGGCCGTACCGCTCGCCTACATGCCTGGCACTGCGCCAAGCTGGTAA
- a CDS encoding substrate-binding domain-containing protein, with product MSSDSIKGLALACSWTFGGSPVQPEEARLLGLLERIRRTGSIASAAREAGISYRNAWGMLARWEANFGHPLLIPARGLGTRLTPFSTRLLELDAQIREQLAPQLAAAAEKMAQGLAEAVTPGRTVPRIHASHDLALALLPARLAKLEQQVDLQFHGSLESLASFSEGRCEMAGFHCPEGAVGATLWQQYKPYLRPRQQVLIRVAKRTQGIMVAPGNPKKLRGIRDLTRPNVRFLNRQSGAGTRLLLDWLLRENGIAARTIAGYGDVELTHSAVAAMIASGHADAGLGVEAAARQFDLGFVPLLKEDYFLVTRRDQLRQPAFESLIALLKGNGFRRAVRALPGYDPAGSGTEAPFSRD from the coding sequence ATGTCGTCAGACAGCATAAAAGGCCTGGCACTGGCCTGCAGCTGGACCTTCGGAGGCAGCCCGGTGCAGCCCGAGGAGGCGCGGCTGCTGGGGTTGCTTGAGCGCATCCGGCGTACCGGCTCCATCGCTTCGGCGGCGCGTGAAGCCGGCATCTCCTACCGCAATGCATGGGGCATGCTGGCGCGCTGGGAGGCGAACTTCGGCCATCCGCTGCTGATCCCGGCGCGCGGGCTGGGCACCCGGTTGACGCCGTTCTCCACGCGCCTGCTCGAGCTCGATGCACAGATCCGCGAGCAGCTGGCGCCCCAACTGGCGGCCGCTGCCGAAAAGATGGCGCAGGGATTGGCCGAGGCCGTCACGCCCGGCCGGACGGTGCCGCGCATCCATGCCAGCCACGATCTGGCGCTGGCGCTGCTTCCCGCGCGCCTGGCCAAGCTGGAGCAGCAGGTCGATCTGCAGTTCCATGGCAGCCTGGAAAGCCTGGCCTCCTTCTCAGAGGGCCGCTGCGAAATGGCCGGTTTCCATTGCCCTGAAGGTGCCGTCGGCGCGACGCTGTGGCAGCAGTACAAACCCTACCTCAGGCCGCGCCAGCAGGTGCTCATCCGGGTGGCGAAGCGCACCCAGGGCATCATGGTCGCGCCCGGCAATCCGAAGAAGCTGCGCGGCATCCGAGACCTGACGCGGCCGAACGTGCGCTTCCTCAACCGCCAAAGCGGCGCCGGCACGCGCCTGCTGCTCGACTGGCTGCTGCGGGAGAACGGCATCGCGGCGCGGACCATCGCCGGCTATGGCGATGTCGAACTCACCCACTCGGCCGTCGCGGCGATGATCGCCAGCGGCCATGCCGACGCCGGTCTTGGCGTCGAGGCGGCGGCCCGCCAGTTCGACCTCGGCTTCGTGCCCTTGCTGAAGGAGGATTACTTCCTCGTCACGCGGCGCGACCAGCTGCGCCAACCGGCCTTCGAATCGCTGATCGCGCTGCTGAAGGGGAACGGCTTCCGCCGCGCCGTGCGCGCCCTGCCCGGCTACGACCCGGCAGGCAGCGGCACGGAAGCGCCGTTCTCCAGGGACTGA
- a CDS encoding 4Fe-4S dicluster domain-containing protein, with the protein MAKKLDKAEVKKALERKVAQTRQPVQPKTQLGFIHHNVDCIGCRACEIACKDKNNLPPGPRFRRVMYVEGGSFPDVYAYKVNMSCNHCADPACLPACPSGAIWKRADNGVVDIDSTLCIGCRRCEAACPYGAPQWDPKEQIIKKCNMCIDELEAGRKPYCVMACMMRVLDIGPIDELAAGTWKTTALGPDDKPVRQVKNMADPALTRPSIVFIPHSKGRVEGKS; encoded by the coding sequence ATGGCGAAGAAACTCGACAAGGCCGAAGTCAAGAAAGCGCTGGAGCGCAAGGTCGCTCAGACCCGGCAGCCGGTGCAGCCGAAGACCCAGCTCGGCTTCATCCACCACAACGTCGACTGCATCGGCTGCCGCGCCTGCGAGATCGCCTGCAAGGACAAGAACAACCTGCCGCCCGGGCCGCGCTTCCGCCGGGTGATGTACGTCGAGGGCGGCAGCTTCCCCGACGTGTACGCCTACAAGGTGAACATGTCCTGCAACCATTGCGCCGATCCTGCCTGCCTGCCGGCCTGTCCCTCAGGGGCCATCTGGAAGCGGGCCGACAACGGCGTGGTCGACATCGACTCGACGCTGTGCATCGGCTGCCGCCGCTGCGAGGCGGCCTGCCCCTACGGCGCGCCGCAATGGGACCCGAAGGAGCAGATCATCAAGAAGTGCAACATGTGCATCGACGAACTGGAGGCCGGCCGCAAGCCCTATTGCGTGATGGCCTGCATGATGCGCGTGCTCGACATCGGTCCGATTGACGAGCTCGCCGCCGGTACCTGGAAGACCACCGCCCTGGGACCGGACGACAAGCCGGTGCGCCAGGTAAAGAACATGGCCGATCCCGCGCTGACCCGGCCTTCCATCGTCTTCATCCCGCACAGCAAGGGTCGGGTGGAGGGCAAGTCGTGA
- a CDS encoding molybdopterin-dependent oxidoreductase, which produces MNDSDKNAHDPLLNPQRRSFLRTAAAGGAVAAAGGLTGLTFVSKEAQAHAYEPYPTDDQLTTVVTSCDHNCGSRHMLVAHKKGDVIVRLSTDDGRYQAGGASGFENEQVPQLRACLRGRSYRSRIYSPERLLYPMLRVGARGEGKFKRVSWDEALDFIAKKMVELKAKYGPTAILDQAYAGTSYCVLHKSDQIEGLLARFLGMFGCRTNSWSVPSYQGTTFSSRITFGTIDDGNEDDAFAHSKLIIMWGWNPAYTFHGGNTFYYMRLAKQRGCKFVLVDPQYTDSAASYDAWWIPIKPGTDAAMLAGMAHHIFANNLQDQTFIDKFVQGMDAGTMPDWAKGKESFKDYILGTSDGTPKTPEWAERICGVKADDIRKLAQMYATTKPAALKASWAPGRAAYGEQYNRMAAALQAMTGNIGILGGSAEGVGKGWHAESVAYPYDEYANVWYASIKSDRWAHCVLNYPNVKREEVGLWPRTDKLDGVIPNIKAIWWHGSDWFNQLTNINKEIEAIKKLELVVCQDSTITPSGLWADVLLPIATHFERHGVALPWYKGHYYIHRPKAIAPLGESKTDIQVFTELAWRLEKLDPSLKDFGKRYNPRADRSYFDDPDAVDEAYLAAWWKDKVQVHQGVTMSWEEFKRRGVYKFVFKEPLVAFREQVERGKPFRTPSGKIEVFSTTLAKVTDWTKTQWGYAIPAIPKWIEPFESLNHPLAKIYPFHMITPHPRWRTHSIFHNIPWLRETYQQEITLNASDAKRLGIRTGDTVEVWNARGRIVLPAYVTERCMPGVVVVYEGAWMDRDAAGIDRAGNPDFLTLDEPSPAGAFAYNTILCNVKKTERAHKPGWDVQATSRSHVFRRDY; this is translated from the coding sequence ATGAACGACAGCGACAAGAACGCTCACGATCCTTTGCTGAATCCGCAGCGGCGCAGCTTCCTCAGGACGGCCGCCGCCGGCGGTGCCGTCGCGGCAGCCGGCGGGTTGACGGGACTGACTTTCGTGAGCAAGGAAGCGCAGGCCCACGCCTACGAGCCCTATCCGACCGACGACCAGCTGACGACGGTGGTGACGAGCTGCGACCACAACTGCGGCTCGCGCCACATGCTGGTGGCGCACAAGAAGGGCGATGTCATCGTGCGCCTGTCGACCGACGACGGCCGCTATCAGGCCGGCGGCGCTTCCGGCTTCGAGAACGAGCAGGTGCCGCAGTTGCGCGCCTGCCTGCGCGGCCGTTCCTACCGCTCGCGCATCTATTCGCCGGAGCGCCTGCTTTACCCGATGCTGCGCGTCGGGGCGCGCGGCGAGGGCAAGTTCAAGCGCGTCTCCTGGGACGAGGCGCTCGATTTCATCGCGAAGAAGATGGTCGAACTGAAGGCCAAGTACGGCCCGACGGCGATCCTCGACCAGGCTTATGCCGGCACCTCCTACTGCGTGCTGCACAAGTCCGACCAGATCGAGGGCCTGCTGGCGCGCTTCCTCGGCATGTTCGGCTGCCGCACCAATTCCTGGTCGGTGCCGTCCTACCAGGGCACCACCTTCTCCAGTCGCATCACCTTCGGCACCATCGACGACGGCAACGAGGACGATGCCTTCGCCCACTCCAAGCTCATCATCATGTGGGGCTGGAACCCGGCCTACACCTTCCACGGCGGCAACACCTTCTACTACATGCGGCTGGCCAAGCAGCGCGGCTGCAAGTTCGTGTTGGTCGATCCGCAATACACGGACTCCGCCGCCAGCTACGACGCCTGGTGGATTCCCATCAAGCCGGGCACCGACGCCGCCATGCTGGCCGGCATGGCGCACCACATCTTCGCTAATAATCTCCAGGACCAGACCTTCATCGACAAGTTCGTGCAGGGCATGGATGCCGGCACCATGCCGGACTGGGCCAAGGGCAAGGAAAGCTTCAAGGATTACATCCTCGGCACTTCCGACGGCACGCCGAAGACGCCGGAGTGGGCCGAGCGGATCTGCGGCGTGAAGGCGGATGACATCCGGAAGCTTGCGCAGATGTACGCCACCACCAAGCCGGCGGCGTTGAAAGCCTCCTGGGCGCCGGGGCGTGCCGCCTACGGCGAGCAGTACAACCGCATGGCGGCGGCGCTGCAGGCGATGACGGGCAACATCGGCATCCTCGGCGGCAGCGCCGAGGGCGTCGGCAAGGGCTGGCACGCCGAGAGCGTCGCCTATCCCTACGACGAGTACGCCAACGTCTGGTACGCCTCGATCAAGTCCGACCGCTGGGCGCACTGCGTGCTGAACTACCCGAACGTCAAGCGCGAGGAAGTCGGCCTGTGGCCGCGCACCGACAAGCTCGATGGAGTGATCCCGAACATCAAGGCGATCTGGTGGCACGGCTCCGACTGGTTCAACCAGCTCACCAACATCAACAAGGAAATCGAGGCGATCAAGAAGCTGGAGCTGGTGGTCTGCCAGGATTCCACCATCACGCCCTCCGGGCTGTGGGCCGACGTGCTGCTGCCGATCGCCACGCACTTCGAGCGCCACGGCGTGGCGCTGCCCTGGTACAAGGGGCATTACTACATCCATCGGCCCAAGGCGATCGCGCCGCTCGGTGAGTCGAAGACCGACATCCAGGTGTTCACCGAGCTGGCCTGGCGGCTGGAGAAGCTCGATCCTTCGCTGAAGGACTTCGGCAAGCGCTACAACCCGCGCGCCGACCGCAGCTATTTCGACGACCCGGATGCGGTCGACGAGGCCTATCTCGCCGCCTGGTGGAAGGACAAGGTGCAGGTCCACCAGGGGGTGACGATGTCCTGGGAGGAGTTCAAGCGCCGCGGCGTCTACAAGTTCGTATTCAAGGAGCCGCTGGTGGCCTTCCGCGAGCAGGTCGAGCGGGGCAAGCCGTTCCGGACGCCTTCCGGCAAGATCGAGGTCTTCTCGACGACGCTGGCCAAGGTCACCGACTGGACGAAGACGCAGTGGGGCTACGCGATCCCCGCCATCCCGAAATGGATCGAGCCCTTCGAATCGCTCAACCACCCGCTGGCGAAGATCTACCCCTTCCACATGATCACGCCGCATCCGCGCTGGCGCACTCATTCGATCTTCCACAACATTCCCTGGCTGCGCGAGACCTACCAGCAGGAGATCACGCTGAATGCCAGCGATGCGAAACGGCTCGGCATCCGCACCGGCGACACCGTCGAGGTGTGGAACGCGCGCGGCCGCATCGTGCTGCCGGCCTATGTCACCGAGCGCTGCATGCCGGGCGTGGTGGTGGTGTACGAGGGCGCCTGGATGGACCGCGACGCCGCGGGCATCGACCGCGCCGGCAACCCGGATTTCCTCACCCTGGACGAGCCTTCGCCGGCCGGCGCCTTCGCCTACAACACCATCCTGTGCAACGTGAAGAAGACGGAGCGGGCGCACAAGCCGGGCTGGGACGTGCAGGCCACCTCCCGTTCGCACGTTTTCCGCCGGGATTACTGA
- a CDS encoding rRNA large subunit pseudouridine synthase E has protein sequence MSRLVLFNKPYGVLSQFTPEAGHRCLADFIPIPGVYAAGRLDADSEGLLVLTDDGRLQKRIADPQHKLPKTYWAQVEGEPTEAALQRLRQGVDLGDFVTRPCEAARIDEPAGLWPRDPPIRRRKHIPTAWLRIVLREGKNRQVRRMTAKVGLPTLRLVRASIGPFPLAGLQPGEWREADAAQL, from the coding sequence GTGAGCCGTCTTGTCCTTTTCAACAAGCCCTACGGCGTCCTTAGCCAGTTCACGCCGGAAGCGGGGCACCGTTGCCTGGCCGACTTCATTCCCATTCCCGGCGTCTATGCAGCCGGTCGGCTGGATGCCGACAGCGAGGGTCTGCTGGTGCTGACCGACGATGGCCGCCTGCAGAAGCGCATCGCCGATCCGCAGCACAAGCTGCCGAAGACTTACTGGGCGCAGGTGGAAGGCGAGCCGACTGAGGCGGCGCTGCAGCGGCTGCGGCAGGGCGTCGACCTCGGCGACTTCGTCACGCGGCCCTGCGAAGCCGCGCGCATCGACGAGCCGGCCGGCTTGTGGCCGCGCGATCCGCCGATCCGCCGACGCAAGCACATCCCGACCGCCTGGCTTCGGATCGTCCTGCGCGAGGGCAAGAACCGCCAGGTGCGGCGCATGACGGCCAAGGTCGGGTTGCCGACCCTGCGTCTGGTGCGCGCTTCGATCGGGCCGTTTCCCCTGGCAGGATTGCAGCCCGGCGAATGGCGCGAGGCGGATGCCGCTCAGCTTTGA
- the aceK gene encoding bifunctional isocitrate dehydrogenase kinase/phosphatase codes for MDIPSGENPVAQSIAQTLVDGFNKHYRLFRESSAQAKMRFETGDWLTAQRAVRERIAFYDERVDETVQLLQDQYRADRIDANTWQLAKLLYIGLLINHKQPELAETFFNSVFCKIMHRTYFHNDFIFVRPGVSTDFIEADPPVYRSYYPNKTGLRQVIRDICKDFAWQCPFADLDRDVEYIIQAVMLQMGGRLPTAEANFQLQVLHSAFYRNKGAYIVGKAINGDYEYPFVVPVLHDDRGQLFVDAILMDPAQIRTLFSLSRAYFMTDMEVPSAYVKFLSGLMPHKPQAELYTMLGLAKQGKTMFYRDLMHHLRHSQDEFIVAPGIRGLVMAVFTLPSFPYVFKVIKDVFAPPKEVDHATVKAKYLLVKQHDRVGRMADTLEFSNVALPKARFSRELVEELRRDCPSLLEEDENEIVIKHAYIERRMKPLNLYLDNADEEKREAAVMEYGNAIKELAYANIFPGDMLFKNFGVTRFGRVVFYDYDEIEYMTDCNFRRIPPAPTPEAEMSGEPWYSVARNDVFPEEFGTFLLGNPETRRMFLKHHADLLEPEFWQLTKQKILDGFVPDFFPYPEEMRFCRMFAGGSEQASQKREVEAA; via the coding sequence ATGGATATTCCATCCGGCGAAAATCCGGTTGCTCAGTCGATTGCCCAGACCCTGGTCGATGGTTTCAACAAGCATTACCGCCTGTTTCGAGAAAGCAGCGCCCAGGCCAAGATGCGTTTCGAGACGGGCGACTGGCTGACGGCGCAACGCGCCGTGCGCGAGCGCATTGCCTTCTACGACGAGCGCGTCGACGAGACGGTGCAACTCCTGCAGGACCAGTATCGTGCGGACAGGATCGACGCCAATACCTGGCAGCTGGCCAAGCTGCTCTACATCGGCCTGCTGATCAACCACAAGCAGCCGGAGCTTGCGGAAACCTTTTTCAATTCGGTTTTCTGCAAGATCATGCACCGGACGTATTTCCATAACGACTTCATTTTCGTGCGACCGGGCGTGTCGACCGACTTCATCGAGGCGGACCCCCCGGTCTATCGCAGCTACTACCCGAACAAGACCGGCCTGCGCCAGGTCATTCGCGACATCTGCAAGGATTTCGCCTGGCAGTGCCCATTCGCCGACCTGGATCGCGATGTCGAGTACATCATCCAGGCCGTCATGCTGCAGATGGGGGGCAGGCTGCCCACCGCGGAGGCCAACTTCCAGTTGCAGGTGTTGCACTCGGCCTTTTATCGCAACAAGGGCGCCTACATCGTCGGCAAGGCCATCAACGGCGATTACGAATACCCCTTCGTCGTGCCGGTCCTGCATGACGACCGCGGACAGTTGTTCGTGGATGCGATATTGATGGATCCGGCGCAGATCCGAACCCTGTTCAGCCTCAGTCGCGCCTATTTCATGACGGACATGGAGGTGCCTTCCGCCTACGTAAAGTTCCTCTCCGGGCTGATGCCGCACAAGCCGCAGGCGGAGCTATACACCATGCTCGGCCTGGCGAAGCAGGGCAAGACGATGTTCTATCGCGACCTCATGCATCACCTGCGGCATTCGCAGGACGAGTTCATCGTTGCACCCGGCATTCGCGGCCTGGTGATGGCAGTGTTTACCCTGCCCTCCTTTCCCTACGTCTTCAAGGTGATCAAGGACGTCTTTGCGCCGCCGAAGGAAGTCGACCATGCCACCGTCAAGGCAAAGTACCTGCTGGTGAAGCAGCACGACCGGGTCGGGCGCATGGCCGACACCCTGGAGTTTTCCAACGTCGCCCTGCCGAAAGCCCGCTTCAGCCGGGAGCTTGTCGAGGAATTGCGGCGGGATTGCCCATCGCTCCTCGAGGAGGATGAGAACGAGATTGTCATCAAGCATGCGTATATCGAGCGGCGGATGAAGCCACTCAACCTCTATCTGGACAATGCCGACGAGGAGAAGCGGGAAGCGGCCGTCATGGAATACGGCAACGCCATCAAGGAACTGGCCTACGCCAACATCTTCCCCGGCGACATGCTCTTCAAGAATTTCGGCGTGACCCGCTTTGGCCGCGTGGTGTTCTACGACTACGACGAGATCGAGTACATGACGGACTGCAATTTCCGCCGCATCCCGCCGGCGCCCACCCCGGAGGCGGAGATGTCCGGCGAGCCCTGGTATTCGGTGGCCCGCAACGACGTCTTCCCGGAGGAGTTCGGCACCTTCCTGCTCGGCAACCCGGAAACGCGGCGGATGTTCCTGAAACACCATGCCGACTTGCTTGAGCCGGAGTTCTGGCAGCTGACCAAGCAAAAGATCCTGGACGGCTTCGTGCCCGACTTCTTTCCTTATCCGGAAGAAATGCGCTTCTGCAGGATGTTTGCCGGCGGATCCGAGCAGGCGTCGCAGAAGCGAGAGGTCGAGGCGGCGTGA
- a CDS encoding Fe-Mn family superoxide dismutase: MEHTLPPLPYAMDALAPHISKETFEYHYGKHHQAYVTNLNNLIKGTEFENAGLETIVKKASGGIFNNAAQVWNHTFFWSSMKPAGGGAPTGALAEAINKKWGSFDEFKKAFQASAVGNFGSGWTWLVKKPDGSLDIVNTSNAATPLTSDSKALLTVDVWEHAYYIDYRNARPKFVETFLASLANWDFAAKNFAG, translated from the coding sequence ATGGAACACACCCTTCCGCCGCTTCCCTACGCGATGGACGCGCTCGCGCCGCACATCTCGAAGGAGACCTTCGAATACCACTATGGCAAGCACCACCAGGCCTACGTGACCAACCTGAACAACCTGATCAAGGGCACCGAGTTCGAGAATGCCGGCCTCGAGACGATCGTCAAGAAAGCGTCCGGCGGCATCTTCAACAACGCCGCTCAGGTTTGGAACCACACTTTCTTCTGGAGCAGCATGAAGCCTGCCGGCGGCGGCGCACCGACCGGCGCCCTGGCCGAGGCCATCAACAAGAAGTGGGGCAGCTTCGACGAGTTCAAAAAGGCGTTCCAGGCCTCGGCCGTCGGCAACTTCGGCTCCGGCTGGACCTGGCTGGTGAAGAAGCCGGACGGCTCGTTGGACATCGTCAACACCAGCAATGCCGCCACCCCGCTGACCAGCGACAGCAAGGCGCTGCTCACCGTAGACGTGTGGGAGCACGCCTACTACATCGACTACCGCAATGCCCGTCCGAAGTTCGTCGAAACCTTCCTCGCCAGCCTGGCCAACTGGGACTTCGCGGCGAAGAATTTCGCCGGTTGA